In the Brevundimonas sp. LM2 genome, GCCACATCGACCCGCCGGACCCGATCGGCGGTCCAGGTGGCGCGGTCGCCGGTGAACTCCATGCGCGGAATACGCTGCCAGCCGGCGAAGGCGTCGGCGACCCGGTGGCGGACGGTGGCCAGTTCGGGGTTGGCGCAGTCGACCCGCGCGGCCCGCGACCGCGCCCGCGCGGCGGTGGCGTTCAACGTCGTCTCGCTGACCCCGCCTCGCAGCGCCGCGCCGCGCGCCTGCAGCGTCGCCGCGCCCAGGGCCCCGGCCACGGGCGCGCCGAACAGGCGGCATTTCTTGTCGGCGGCGAGAACGAAGGTCCGGTCGTAATAGGTCCCGCCGCCCTCGGCCGAGGCGAGCACCGGCGACAGCGCCACGACGGCGGCGATCGCCACGGCGCTGGCGGTGCGGGGGAAAGAGCCTATCCTCATCCCCCGACCGTAAGGACGTCGTCGTTCCGGTCCCGTTTCCGAGCAAGGTTACCGAAGTGCTTCTGAACTCAGACCTGTGGGTCGGCGCCCTGATCCGCCGCGCCCAGATCGAGGGGGCCAATGCCACCGTCGTGCGCCGAGGCGACGCCCGCGCCGGGACGGTGATCGTTAAGGCCTACAACACCTCCGACCGCACCGCCCGCGCCTATGCCGAGGCCGTCGGCACCGACGGCGACCGTCTGTGGATCCAGCCCGTCAGCGGCACGGAGAGCGATATCGACGCCTGGATCGACCGCCAGCGCGGCTACGACCCCGACCTGTGGGTGGTCGAGATCGAGGACCGCCAGGGGCGGCATTTTCTGACGGAGAAAGTGGAGGATGCGGGAGGGTAGAGGGGGTGGCTGGTTGCTGCCAAGCAATGCGGCATGGCGGGCCGAGGCCTTTGCCCGCTCACCGGAGCCGTTCGACAAGCGGGACCGCCCTGACCCCCAGCCACCAGCCACCAGCCACGCAACCGCCTCTCCCCCCTCCCCTAACACCTCGCTAACCCCGTTCAGACACGGAACCGAAAACCAGCCGGGCCTACGGTCGGGCTGTCGACAGAGCCGTCGGCGCGATCGAGTGCCCCCCTATGCTGTTTCTGATGAACGACGTGGTGTTCGACCTGGACGAGGCCTCTCCGGTCCCGTCGGCCGACGCGCGCCGGTTCGAGAAACTGGGGTTCGACTATCTGATGGAGCTGGGCTGCGAGCTGTTCGCCGCGGACCCGCTGCTGCATCGGAGCGATCCGGAACGGGCGCGCCGCCTGGCCTGGCTGATCCATCAGCGGTCGCCCGAGGTGAACGCCGCCCTGTTCGCCGCGCCCGACTACGACTGCGATCCGGCTCTGGTCGAGCCGCGCTTCTGCGCCCTGCCGGCGGCCGTCCTGCGTCAGCTGCAGGCCAAGAGCGGCAAGGGTCGGCTGGACGCGGTCACGGCCGACCGCGCCGTCTGGGGCCGTATGGCGGCCTGAGCCGTCGCCGCTGTCCTAGAACAGCGCCGCCATCGCCACGTGAACCAGCAGCGCCGTCACGACGATGAAGCCGAAGCCTCCCGCCAGGCCGATCGCCGGGTGAAGTGTGCCTTTCGGCGTGTCCCGGCCATGCCGGGCGGTCGAAAGGCGGTGTCCTGAGTCAAGCAAGGCCATGATCGTCTCCTTCTTCCCTGCGGCGTCAGGCTCGCGTCCATGACGTCTCGCAAAGGGAGGATGCGCTCGATAACCCCGTCTGGCGAGGGGTTTTTGCGACCTCGGGGCCCGTCGCCGAAATCGTCGCAGCACCGCTGGATCTCGGCTATTCTGCGGGCATGAACGCCGCGCTCCAACGCATGACCGCCGACGAGTTCCTGGTCTGGAGCCAGCAGCAGGCCGAAAGCTGGGAGTTCGTCAGCGGCCATCCCGTCCTGCGCCACGCCGGCTCGACAGACCTGATGACCGGCGCGACCGAGCGGCATGATCGGATCGTCACCAATCTGATCGCGGACCTGCATCAGAAACTTCGTCGCGGGCCTTGCCGGGTCAAGACGGCCGATCAGGCCACCGCCATGCCGACGGGCAATATCCGCCGCCCCGATGTCACGATCGACTGCGGCCCGCCTAACCCCGACAGCCTCTCCACCAGCGTCCCGACCGTACTGTTCGAGGTCTTGTCGCCCTCGACGCGCCTGATCGATCTCGTCAAGAAGACCGAAGAATACAAGACGCTGGAAAGCCTCAAGCACATCGTTCTGATGGAGGCGGACGTCGTTAAGGTCATGATGTGGACCCGCAATGCCGAAGGATGGAGTCTCGAAGCCTTCGAGACGATCGAGGCGGTCCTGCCGCTGACCGGCATCGGCGTGGACCTCTCCCCGGCGGACGCCTACGACGGCGTCACCCTGGCCCCATAGCGGTTCGACATTTCGGGCCGTCCGGGCTACCTCCCGCCTCCATGTCGAAACTGACCCTGAACGAGGAGGCCCTGCGGCGCAGGACCTTCGCCATCATCGCCCACCCCGACGCCGGCAAGACCACGCTGACCGAGCATATCCTGCTGTCCGGCGGGGCCATCCGCGCGGCCGGGGCCGTGCGGGCGCGGGGCGAGAACCGGCGCACCCAGTCCGACTGGATGAAGATCGAGAAGGAGCGCGGCATCTCCGTCTCCGCCTCGGTCATGACCTTCGAACACACCACGTCCGACGGCGTGGCCAAGATGTTCAACCTGCTCGACACACCGGGGCACGAGGACTTCTCGGAAGACACCTACCGCACCCTGACCGCCGCCGACTGCGCCATCATGGTGCTGGACGCCGCCAAGGGCATCGAGCCCCAGACCCTGAAGCTGTTCGAGGTCTGCCGCCTGCGCGACATCCCGATCATCACCTTCATCAACAAGCTGGACCGCGAAGCCCTGGACCCCCTTGAGTTGCTGGACGAGATCGCCTCCAAGCTGCAGCTGGACCCCGCCCCCGTCTGGTGGCCGGCTCAGAGCGGCAACCGGCTGCGTGGCATGGTCGAGATGAACACCGGCACCTTCCAGCCCTATGCCCGCAAGATCCCCGGCGCGACCGAGGACGCCGGCCATCCCCCCGCCCTGCCCCTGTCCGAGGCCGCCCACTATTTCGAGCCGGGCGAGCATCAGGAACTGATGGACGCGGCCGAGCTGGTCACCGGCGGCTACCCGGCCTTCGACCGCCAGTCCTTCCTCGAGGGCCATATGACGCCCGTGCTGTGGGGCTCGGCCCTGCGCCATTTCGGCATCGACGAGCTGCTGGCCGCCATCGGCGAATGGGCCCCCCCTCCGAAAGTCATGCCGGCCCGCAAGGAAGCCCCGCCCGAGACCCGGAACGCCCCGGCTCCGGTCGAGCTGTCGATCCAGCCCGGCTCGGACGAGGTCACCGGCTTCGTCTTCAAGGTTCAGGCCAATATGGACCCCAACCACCGCGACCGGATCGCCATGTTCCGCATGGCCTCGGGGTCGTTCAAGCGCGGCATGAAGCTGAAGGTGCAGAACACCGGCAAGTCCCTGTCGGTCAACGCCCCCATCATGTTCTTCGCCAGCGACCGCGAACTGGCCGAGGACGCCTTCGCCGGCGACGTCATCGGCATCCCCAACCACGGCGTCCTGCGCGTCGGCGACAGCCTGTCGGAAAGCGGCATGATCCGTTTCGCCGGTCTGCCGAACTTCGCCCCGGAGATCCTGCAACGCGTCCGGGTCAAGGATCCGCTGAAGGCCAAACACCTGAAGAAGGCGCTGGACGGCCTGGCCGAAGAGGGCGTGACCCAGCTGTTCCGCCCGGAGATCGGCGCCGACTTCATCGTCGGGGCGGTGGGCCAGCTGCAGTTCGAGGTCATGGCCGACCGCTTGGGCGAGGAATACGGGCTGGAGGTCATCTTCGAG is a window encoding:
- a CDS encoding DUF1491 family protein, with amino-acid sequence MLLNSDLWVGALIRRAQIEGANATVVRRGDARAGTVIVKAYNTSDRTARAYAEAVGTDGDRLWIQPVSGTESDIDAWIDRQRGYDPDLWVVEIEDRQGRHFLTEKVEDAGG
- a CDS encoding Uma2 family endonuclease; translation: MNAALQRMTADEFLVWSQQQAESWEFVSGHPVLRHAGSTDLMTGATERHDRIVTNLIADLHQKLRRGPCRVKTADQATAMPTGNIRRPDVTIDCGPPNPDSLSTSVPTVLFEVLSPSTRLIDLVKKTEEYKTLESLKHIVLMEADVVKVMMWTRNAEGWSLEAFETIEAVLPLTGIGVDLSPADAYDGVTLAP
- a CDS encoding peptide chain release factor 3, whose product is MSKLTLNEEALRRRTFAIIAHPDAGKTTLTEHILLSGGAIRAAGAVRARGENRRTQSDWMKIEKERGISVSASVMTFEHTTSDGVAKMFNLLDTPGHEDFSEDTYRTLTAADCAIMVLDAAKGIEPQTLKLFEVCRLRDIPIITFINKLDREALDPLELLDEIASKLQLDPAPVWWPAQSGNRLRGMVEMNTGTFQPYARKIPGATEDAGHPPALPLSEAAHYFEPGEHQELMDAAELVTGGYPAFDRQSFLEGHMTPVLWGSALRHFGIDELLAAIGEWAPPPKVMPARKEAPPETRNAPAPVELSIQPGSDEVTGFVFKVQANMDPNHRDRIAMFRMASGSFKRGMKLKVQNTGKSLSVNAPIMFFASDRELAEDAFAGDVIGIPNHGVLRVGDSLSESGMIRFAGLPNFAPEILQRVRVKDPLKAKHLKKALDGLAEEGVTQLFRPEIGADFIVGAVGQLQFEVMADRLGEEYGLEVIFEHSPYAEARWIDGAPADVEDFMSKYRGQMARDIDQAPVFLAKSSWETGYVTERFPKVAFTKTRERG